The following coding sequences are from one Methanobrevibacter sp. window:
- a CDS encoding carbon-nitrogen hydrolase family protein, with translation MKIALGQMKISKNIEENYNKSIEFIKKASENNADLICFSELQLSPFFPQYQKKDVSEYLMPYDSKYIRGIQEACAKYEIYASPNLYVRQNGKNYDMSFLINDYGEIIGNQKMVNIANNKYFYEKYYYFPGEDGFNVFETKFGKIGIVVCYDRHFSESIRQEALKGANLILIPTANATFEDTELFKWEIRVQAYQNNVNIAMCNRVGRENNMNFCGESLICDYSGKTIAVGSSNEEIIYGDVNIENSKNKNFLKI, from the coding sequence TTGAAAATAGCTCTAGGACAAATGAAAATCTCAAAAAATATTGAAGAAAATTATAATAAATCAATTGAGTTTATTAAAAAAGCTAGTGAAAATAATGCAGATTTAATTTGTTTTAGTGAGCTTCAGTTATCTCCCTTTTTTCCACAATATCAAAAGAAAGATGTAAGTGAATACTTGATGCCATATGATTCTAAATACATTAGGGGTATTCAGGAGGCATGTGCAAAATATGAAATATATGCTTCACCAAATTTATACGTTCGCCAGAACGGTAAAAATTATGACATGAGCTTTTTAATTAATGATTATGGTGAAATCATTGGTAATCAAAAGATGGTCAATATAGCAAACAACAAATATTTTTATGAGAAATATTATTATTTTCCTGGTGAAGATGGTTTTAATGTTTTTGAAACTAAATTTGGAAAAATTGGAATTGTGGTCTGTTACGATAGACATTTTTCAGAAAGTATTCGCCAAGAAGCATTAAAAGGAGCTAATCTAATTTTAATACCTACTGCAAATGCGACCTTTGAAGACACAGAGCTATTCAAATGGGAAATTAGGGTTCAAGCATATCAAAATAATGTGAATATTGCAATGTGTAATAGGGTTGGCCGAGAAAATAATATGAATTTTTGTGGTGAATCATTAATTTGCGATTATTCTGGAAAAACAATTGCTGTGGGTTCAAGCAATGAAGAAATCATATATGGTGATGTAAACATCGAAAACAGTAAAAATAAAAATTTTTTGAAAATATAA
- a CDS encoding tyrosine--tRNA ligase: MNIEEKIQLIEEGTLEVIDTDELKEVLEKDQPIAYTGYEPSGKIHLGHAVTVQKLKQLQKLGFKIKILLADYHAFLNGKGTVEEIAETAEYNKKCFQALGLDETTEYVLGSSFQLDKDYTDKVYQLATMTTLKRARRSMDQVSRADDNPKVASVIYPIMQTVDMAALEVDIALGGMEQRKIQMLARENLEKIGENVPVCIHTPLLHGLDGDAKMSSSKGNYIAVDDSVEVITKKIKKSFCPQGEVEGNPMIEIAETFVFPNQDTLLIKRPEKFGGDIELTHDELIKDFSEGNLHPMDLKNGIKDFLIEFFAPVREYMEEN; encoded by the coding sequence ATGAACATTGAAGAAAAGATTCAATTGATTGAAGAAGGAACCCTGGAAGTTATAGATACTGATGAGCTGAAAGAAGTGCTTGAAAAAGACCAACCTATAGCTTATACAGGTTATGAACCTTCAGGTAAAATCCATTTGGGACACGCTGTAACTGTACAAAAATTAAAACAACTCCAAAAATTAGGATTTAAAATTAAGATTCTTTTAGCAGATTACCATGCATTTTTAAATGGAAAAGGAACCGTTGAAGAAATAGCTGAAACTGCTGAATACAATAAAAAATGTTTCCAGGCATTAGGTCTGGATGAAACTACTGAATATGTTTTAGGTTCATCCTTCCAATTAGATAAAGATTATACAGATAAAGTTTACCAATTGGCCACCATGACTACTTTAAAAAGAGCAAGAAGAAGTATGGATCAAGTAAGCCGTGCTGATGACAACCCAAAAGTGGCAAGTGTAATTTATCCAATCATGCAGACCGTGGATATGGCTGCTTTAGAAGTTGATATTGCTCTTGGCGGAATGGAACAGAGAAAAATCCAAATGTTAGCACGTGAAAACTTAGAAAAAATAGGTGAAAATGTACCTGTTTGTATTCATACACCATTATTACATGGTCTTGACGGCGATGCTAAAATGTCATCAAGTAAAGGAAACTACATTGCTGTAGATGACAGCGTTGAAGTAATCACTAAAAAAATCAAGAAAAGTTTCTGTCCGCAAGGAGAAGTTGAAGGAAATCCAATGATTGAAATTGCAGAAACCTTTGTTTTCCCAAATCAAGATACTTTACTCATCAAAAGGCCTGAAAAATTCGGTGGAGATATTGAATTGACTCATGATGAACTGATTAAAGACTTCAGCGAAGGCAACTTACATCCAATGGATTTGAAAAATGGAATTAAAGACTTCTTAATTGAATTCTTTGCTCCTGTAAGAGAATACATGGAGGAAAATTAA
- a CDS encoding nitrogenase component 1: MSSENTLENKSGIDTNVSYFEREAVEAPRYSCALAGVYGTTLGIRGGIPILHSGAGCGVGQLFGTLYAGGESAGGNEGGTSTPCSCLVEEHVILGGEEKLRNLIESTIEIANDELFVVTSGCVPSLIGDDVDQVVDEFRDKAAVIHVNAPGFKANSPEGYNLFWDAIIDQLLPDEAGDVEEKTVNIFGIVPYNHVYWKGDLLTIKNLLGSIGIKANIIFSEKNGLDHINQIPQAEYNIVVNPWLGVRAVEKLEEKYGTPFIKFPNVPVGAKQTAEFLRTVGEKIGVPEQTVENFISQKEDWYYRLLEYPGDAIILVRPNSFYAVAAESSYAIAFTKFLANELGYLPDIIQITDNPPIEVREEIISEIRNNLDTVVQPDIIFEADTYKIRKNLEDRPFLFLFSSSIEAPTSIEDYNALHIPISYPIYNRAVLAKHYGGYEGGLTVVEDVVSGFVGPL; this comes from the coding sequence TTGTCTAGTGAAAACACATTAGAAAATAAATCCGGAATTGATACTAATGTATCATATTTTGAAAGAGAAGCGGTTGAAGCACCGAGATACAGTTGTGCTCTTGCAGGTGTATATGGGACAACTCTGGGAATAAGAGGCGGTATTCCAATCCTTCATTCAGGTGCAGGATGTGGGGTAGGTCAGCTATTCGGAACATTATATGCTGGCGGAGAATCTGCAGGAGGAAATGAAGGGGGAACAAGTACTCCTTGTTCCTGTCTTGTAGAAGAACATGTGATTTTAGGAGGTGAAGAAAAACTTAGAAACTTAATTGAATCAACTATTGAAATAGCTAACGATGAATTATTTGTTGTAACTTCAGGTTGTGTTCCATCATTAATTGGTGATGATGTTGATCAAGTTGTTGATGAATTTAGAGATAAAGCGGCAGTAATTCATGTTAATGCACCAGGATTTAAAGCAAATTCTCCAGAAGGATATAATCTGTTCTGGGACGCAATTATCGATCAATTATTGCCTGATGAAGCAGGAGATGTTGAGGAAAAAACTGTTAATATTTTCGGAATTGTTCCATACAATCATGTTTACTGGAAAGGAGATTTATTAACTATCAAAAATTTATTAGGGTCAATTGGTATTAAAGCTAACATAATCTTTTCAGAAAAAAATGGTTTAGATCATATTAATCAAATACCTCAAGCTGAATACAATATTGTGGTAAATCCTTGGTTAGGTGTTAGGGCTGTAGAAAAGTTAGAAGAAAAATATGGCACTCCATTTATTAAATTCCCAAATGTTCCAGTAGGTGCAAAACAAACTGCAGAATTCTTGAGAACAGTTGGTGAAAAAATTGGAGTTCCTGAGCAAACAGTAGAAAATTTCATTTCTCAAAAAGAAGATTGGTATTATAGATTATTAGAATATCCTGGCGATGCAATCATTTTGGTACGTCCAAATTCATTTTATGCTGTTGCTGCTGAAAGTAGTTATGCAATCGCATTTACAAAATTTTTGGCTAATGAACTTGGTTATTTGCCGGATATAATTCAGATAACTGATAATCCTCCGATTGAAGTTAGGGAAGAAATTATATCAGAAATTAGAAATAATCTTGACACTGTTGTTCAACCGGACATAATATTTGAAGCAGATACTTACAAGATTAGAAAAAATCTGGAAGATAGGCCATTCTTATTCCTATTTTCAAGTTCAATTGAAGCACCGACTTCCATTGAAGATTATAATGCTTTGCATATTCCAATTTCATATCCAATTTACAATAGGGCAGTGCTAGCTAAACATTACGGTGGATATGAAGGTGGTTTAACAGTAGTTGAAGATGTAGTAAGCGGATTTGTAGGTCCATTATAA
- a CDS encoding rhodanese-like domain-containing protein, translated as MENSINIPHSELTYNLEQLDNAKEIIVYYKTGERSDDTTEELISWGYEAFSLEGGFNQYWEYVKNLMAVELDVKGQLCPGPIIQIADI; from the coding sequence ATTGAAAACTCAATAAACATCCCTCATTCAGAGCTAACGTACAATTTAGAACAACTTGATAATGCAAAAGAGATTATTGTGTATTATAAGACTGGTGAGAGAAGTGATGATACTACAGAAGAGCTAATCTCTTGGGGTTATGAGGCATTTAGTCTTGAAGGTGGTTTTAATCAATATTGGGAATATGTCAAAAATTTAATGGCTGTTGAGCTTGATGTCAAAGGCCAGTTGTGTCCGGGTCCAATAATTCAAATTGCAGACATTTGA
- the tmk gene encoding dTMP kinase, whose protein sequence is MYIVFEGIDGAGKSTQIQMLKEWLEANGFRVETMVEPTDSEVGKLIRKILQRPDATTDRIQKTLGLLFAADRMLIMDKLEDESKIIISDRSFISSLAYQDPAEWIEILNRYAKKPDLLLLLDLDVKKSVARTSGEDTFENEEFLATVKENYLNLVENYEHKIIDANNGVNKVSSDIKKAVAPYLGICPDCIL, encoded by the coding sequence ATGTATATAGTTTTTGAAGGAATTGATGGTGCAGGAAAATCAACTCAAATTCAGATGTTAAAAGAATGGCTGGAAGCTAACGGTTTTCGAGTTGAAACAATGGTTGAGCCGACAGATTCTGAAGTCGGAAAATTAATTAGAAAAATCTTGCAACGTCCAGATGCAACAACAGATAGGATTCAAAAAACTTTAGGACTACTTTTTGCAGCAGATAGGATGTTGATAATGGATAAATTGGAAGATGAGTCAAAAATAATTATTTCAGACAGATCATTTATTTCATCTCTTGCTTATCAGGATCCTGCTGAATGGATTGAAATTTTAAACAGGTATGCTAAAAAGCCGGATTTATTGTTATTGCTGGATTTGGATGTTAAAAAGTCTGTTGCAAGAACATCTGGTGAAGATACTTTTGAAAACGAGGAGTTTTTAGCTACTGTTAAAGAAAACTATTTAAACTTAGTTGAAAATTATGAACATAAGATTATCGATGCAAATAATGGTGTAAATAAGGTGTCTTCAGATATTAAAAAAGCAGTAGCACCATATCTTGGAATTTGTCCGGATTGTATTCTGTGA
- a CDS encoding PLP-dependent aspartate aminotransferase family protein, whose amino-acid sequence MKKRKYGKELGFQTRAVHSGNDVDKETNAIKRPITMGNSYELPYDPTNINWSSADSILYTRNGGSNQKYLEEKIANLENGEDAIVLASGVGALSGLFFSLLESGDHVVFSNVTYIAAYRLLNELFNEKFKVKTTIVDTTDIEEIKKAVTNKTKLIHIETPGNPTIGISDIEEIAKIAHEHGALLSVDNTFASPFNQRPLELGADYVIESLTKYINGHGDSMGGAIIANDKELLTPIREQSQVNLGATISPFNAWLIMRGSVTLPLRMKAHNENAQAVAEWLESQENISFVSYPGLESNKGHEIAKKQMFNGYGGMIAFGLKANHDKHNEFVSHLKIITSAVSLGHDESLIVFIGEDDERQYLYPKEFHNGFFRFSVGIEDVEDIIEDLRQALEKTGLFSKI is encoded by the coding sequence ATGAAAAAAAGAAAATATGGAAAAGAACTTGGATTTCAAACACGTGCTGTGCACAGTGGAAATGATGTAGACAAAGAAACAAATGCAATTAAACGTCCAATAACCATGGGAAACAGTTATGAATTACCCTATGACCCGACAAACATCAACTGGAGTAGTGCAGATAGCATACTATATACCAGAAATGGAGGATCAAATCAAAAATATCTGGAAGAGAAAATAGCAAATTTGGAAAATGGTGAAGATGCTATAGTTCTTGCAAGTGGAGTGGGAGCTCTTTCAGGATTATTCTTTTCATTATTGGAAAGTGGAGACCATGTTGTATTCTCCAATGTAACTTACATTGCAGCTTATAGACTATTAAATGAATTATTTAATGAAAAATTTAAAGTAAAGACCACAATTGTTGATACAACCGATATTGAAGAAATAAAAAAAGCAGTAACCAACAAAACAAAATTAATCCATATAGAAACTCCGGGAAATCCTACAATTGGAATATCTGACATTGAAGAAATTGCAAAAATAGCCCATGAACATGGTGCACTTCTTTCAGTAGACAACACCTTTGCATCTCCATTTAACCAACGCCCTCTTGAGTTAGGAGCAGATTATGTAATCGAAAGTTTAACCAAATACATTAACGGACATGGAGACTCAATGGGTGGAGCAATAATAGCCAATGACAAAGAACTGTTAACACCAATCAGAGAACAGTCACAAGTTAATTTAGGAGCAACAATTAGTCCTTTTAATGCATGGCTGATTATGAGAGGCTCTGTAACACTACCTTTAAGAATGAAAGCCCATAATGAAAATGCACAAGCAGTAGCGGAATGGTTAGAATCACAGGAAAATATAAGTTTTGTATCATATCCAGGACTTGAATCAAACAAAGGACATGAAATAGCCAAAAAACAAATGTTTAATGGATATGGTGGAATGATTGCATTTGGATTGAAAGCCAATCATGACAAACACAATGAATTTGTGAGCCATTTAAAAATCATAACTTCAGCTGTTTCATTAGGCCATGATGAAAGTTTAATTGTATTCATAGGAGAAGATGATGAAAGACAATATTTATACCCTAAAGAGTTCCATAATGGATTTTTCAGATTTTCTGTTGGAATAGAAGATGTGGAAGATATAATAGAAGATTTACGCCAAGCATTAGAAAAAACAGGATTATTTAGTAAAATATAA
- a CDS encoding DsrE/DsrF/DrsH-like family protein, which produces MGAKIIRSIMNQKVILSLEELIESAKNHAFRIVACLMSMNILGSYQEELIDGVELGGVATFIGSWEKSDMSLFI; this is translated from the coding sequence ATGGGTGCAAAAATTATTAGGTCTATAATGAATCAAAAGGTGATACTGTCTCTTGAAGAGTTAATTGAAAGTGCAAAAAATCACGCTTTTCGCATTGTAGCCTGTCTAATGTCAATGAATATACTGGGAAGTTATCAAGAGGAATTAATTGATGGTGTTGAACTGGGTGGTGTTGCTACATTCATTGGTTCTTGGGAGAAAAGTGATATGAGTTTATTTATTTAG
- a CDS encoding nitrogenase iron protein NifH: MTKQIAIYGKGGIGKSTTTSNLSAALSDLGYSVMQIGCDPKNDSTTTLRKGKSIPTVLDTVRKRSSDLDNLVHEGYNGIYCVEAGGPEPGVGCAGRGIIAAIELLNTNGIIDEYNPDIIIYDVLGDVVCGGFAMPIRKGIADQVYTVTSSDYMAIYAVNNLFKGILKYSNNGGALLGGVIGNSIKSPLQEDMIRDFTKETNSDVIKFVPRSPTVTRCELDGVTTIEGAPDSAQAEVYRDLARRIIDNKNKFLPTPFDNDDLSEWASGWINQLLLNQKIEIDNVHEGSSGI, from the coding sequence ATGACAAAGCAAATTGCAATTTATGGAAAAGGTGGTATTGGAAAATCCACCACAACATCAAATCTATCAGCAGCACTATCAGATTTGGGGTATAGTGTAATGCAGATTGGTTGTGATCCTAAAAATGATTCCACAACAACCTTAAGAAAAGGAAAATCAATTCCAACTGTTTTAGATACTGTTAGAAAAAGATCCAGTGATTTGGATAATCTTGTTCATGAAGGATATAATGGTATTTATTGTGTTGAAGCTGGAGGTCCTGAACCAGGAGTAGGGTGTGCTGGAAGAGGGATTATTGCAGCTATTGAATTATTAAATACAAATGGAATCATTGATGAATACAATCCTGATATAATCATTTATGATGTGTTAGGGGATGTTGTATGTGGTGGTTTTGCAATGCCTATTCGTAAAGGAATTGCTGATCAGGTTTATACTGTGACCTCCTCTGATTATATGGCCATTTATGCCGTGAACAACTTGTTTAAAGGAATTCTAAAATATTCTAATAATGGTGGCGCACTACTCGGAGGTGTTATAGGTAATTCAATTAAATCTCCTCTTCAAGAAGATATGATTAGAGATTTCACTAAAGAAACTAACAGTGATGTAATCAAATTTGTTCCAAGGTCTCCTACGGTTACTCGTTGTGAGTTAGATGGTGTAACAACAATTGAAGGAGCACCTGATTCTGCTCAAGCAGAGGTCTATAGGGACCTTGCAAGAAGAATAATTGATAATAAAAATAAATTTTTACCAACTCCATTTGATAATGATGATTTGTCAGAATGGGCATCTGGTTGGATAAATCAGTTATTGTTGAATCAGAAAATCGAAATTGATAATGTACATGAAGGAAGTTCGGGGATTTAA